A genomic region of Luteibacter aegosomatissinici contains the following coding sequences:
- a CDS encoding GH92 family glycosyl hydrolase — protein MGETKLGWSRAALALAIASLVVPAGVLAATPGFHSSFEAGDPALSAAPFGGLDVQIAGGPSKDVVLTAKPDVGFTGTHSLHYAGTSTGSPLTARLFATSVPVADNTVLSWLVFPRSNKDDLTNPANYVSVDVVFDDGSRLSTTAARDQHRVPATAKGQGEGRVLYPDQWNYVSVDLGAVAKGRKVKSIELAADAPAGKAFEGWVDDIRIGAQPAFESSHPTDYVDTRRGSNANANFSRGNNFPAVAMPHGFNFWTPVTNSGSNWLYQYQDRNGDDNRPRIEAFQLSHEPSPWMGERQTFQVMPAQAESGAPALKRETRALSFTHDEETAHPDYYGVHFDNGIRTEITPTDHAALFRFTFTGKRAQLVFDNLNDKASVTLDPAGRSIQGWSDVKSGLSTGATRMFFYAEFDKPVAESGRLAGEKRDAASAWFGFDTAKKGGKQVTMRIATSLISVDQAKANLSQEVAANDTFDSVRERARKAWDDRLGRFQVEGASRDERTILYSNLYRLFLYPNQAYENTGTKDAPKWQYASPFSAATGENTDTHTGARIVDGKPYVNNGLWDTYRTAWPAYALFTPTEAGQMIDGFVQQYRDGGWIARWTSPGYADLMVGTSSDVAFADAWLKGVRNFDVANFYLSAIRNASTVSTDVKGAGRKGIERSLFNGYTDDDVKEGLSWSTAGYINDFGIANLADALSKDGANAGSYKNYADDAQWYRARAVGYANLFEPEVGFFVARDPAGKWRWNAKNFSPIRWGGDYTETNAWNMAFDAPQDGAGLAGLYGGREGLGAKLDAFFSAPGNYDVGDYGGEIHEMLEARDVRMGQYGHSNQPSHHIIWMYDEAGQPWKTQDKLRDAMSRLYVGSEIGQGYPGDEDNGEMSAWWIFGAAGFYPLRMGTPEYVIGAPYFPHMSIKLENGATLDIRAPGVSDTNRFVQSLKVNGQPWNKLTLPHELLAKGATLEFTMGSAPSNWGTGADALPASITAEGAKPSPLHDVLQAADLTLDGKKAASLAAAVDNDSSTELALPTGKAVIVDRLAKPANVSMYTISSGAAAAAPTGWKLEGSTDGKHWQVLDARQGETFPWHRQTRAFAIAKPGAYAHYRLTLDGTGPAAVAELELLAR, from the coding sequence GTGGGCGAAACGAAGCTGGGATGGAGCAGGGCGGCGCTTGCCCTCGCGATCGCATCGTTGGTGGTGCCGGCAGGTGTGCTGGCGGCCACGCCGGGATTCCACAGTTCGTTTGAAGCCGGTGACCCCGCGCTTTCCGCGGCACCGTTTGGGGGCCTGGACGTCCAGATTGCGGGCGGCCCCTCCAAGGACGTCGTGCTGACCGCAAAGCCCGATGTCGGCTTTACCGGTACCCATTCGCTGCACTACGCAGGGACCTCCACCGGGTCGCCGCTCACCGCGCGCCTCTTTGCCACGAGCGTCCCGGTAGCCGACAACACCGTGCTTTCGTGGCTGGTGTTCCCGCGCTCCAACAAGGATGACCTGACCAACCCGGCCAACTACGTCAGTGTGGACGTGGTGTTCGATGACGGTTCAAGGCTGTCGACCACGGCCGCCCGTGACCAGCACCGTGTACCGGCCACGGCGAAGGGCCAGGGCGAGGGCCGCGTGCTGTACCCGGACCAGTGGAATTACGTCAGCGTCGACCTGGGCGCGGTGGCAAAGGGCCGCAAGGTCAAGTCCATCGAACTGGCCGCCGATGCGCCGGCCGGCAAGGCCTTCGAGGGCTGGGTGGATGACATCCGCATCGGCGCGCAGCCGGCGTTCGAAAGCAGCCACCCCACCGATTACGTCGACACGCGCCGTGGTTCCAATGCCAATGCGAATTTCTCGCGTGGCAATAACTTCCCCGCCGTCGCCATGCCGCATGGCTTCAACTTCTGGACGCCCGTCACCAACTCGGGCTCGAACTGGCTCTACCAGTACCAGGATCGCAATGGCGACGATAACCGCCCGCGTATCGAGGCGTTCCAGCTCTCGCACGAGCCCAGCCCGTGGATGGGTGAGCGGCAGACCTTCCAGGTCATGCCGGCCCAGGCCGAAAGCGGCGCGCCGGCGCTGAAGCGGGAAACCCGCGCGCTATCGTTTACCCATGACGAAGAAACCGCACACCCGGATTACTACGGCGTGCACTTCGATAACGGCATCCGCACCGAAATCACCCCGACCGACCATGCCGCGCTGTTCCGCTTCACCTTCACCGGCAAGCGCGCGCAGCTGGTGTTCGACAACCTCAACGACAAGGCCTCGGTCACGCTGGACCCGGCGGGCCGCAGCATCCAGGGCTGGTCGGATGTGAAGAGCGGCCTCTCCACGGGCGCCACCCGGATGTTCTTCTACGCCGAGTTTGACAAGCCGGTGGCCGAGAGTGGCCGCCTGGCCGGCGAGAAGCGTGATGCCGCGTCGGCCTGGTTTGGTTTCGATACGGCGAAGAAGGGCGGCAAGCAGGTGACGATGCGCATCGCCACCTCGCTGATCAGCGTGGACCAGGCGAAGGCCAACCTCAGCCAGGAAGTGGCTGCGAACGATACCTTCGACAGCGTGCGCGAGCGCGCCCGCAAGGCCTGGGATGATCGCCTTGGCCGTTTCCAGGTGGAAGGCGCCAGCCGCGACGAGCGCACCATCCTGTATTCGAACCTGTACCGCCTGTTCCTGTACCCGAACCAGGCCTACGAGAACACTGGCACCAAGGACGCGCCGAAGTGGCAGTACGCCAGCCCGTTCTCCGCCGCCACGGGTGAAAACACCGATACGCACACCGGTGCACGCATCGTGGATGGCAAGCCGTACGTGAACAACGGCCTGTGGGACACCTACCGCACGGCGTGGCCGGCGTACGCGCTGTTCACCCCGACCGAAGCCGGCCAGATGATCGACGGCTTCGTGCAGCAATACCGCGATGGCGGTTGGATCGCGCGCTGGACCTCGCCGGGCTACGCCGACCTGATGGTGGGCACCAGCTCCGACGTGGCCTTCGCCGACGCCTGGTTGAAGGGTGTGCGCAACTTCGATGTTGCCAACTTCTACCTCTCGGCTATCCGTAACGCTTCCACGGTGAGCACCGATGTAAAGGGTGCGGGCCGCAAGGGCATCGAGCGCTCGCTGTTCAACGGGTATACCGATGACGATGTGAAGGAAGGCCTGTCCTGGTCGACGGCCGGCTACATCAACGATTTCGGTATCGCCAACCTGGCCGACGCGCTCTCGAAGGACGGTGCCAACGCTGGGTCCTACAAGAACTACGCTGACGATGCGCAGTGGTATCGCGCCCGCGCCGTGGGTTACGCGAACCTGTTCGAGCCGGAAGTCGGCTTCTTCGTGGCGCGTGATCCGGCCGGCAAGTGGCGTTGGAACGCGAAGAACTTCAGCCCGATTCGCTGGGGTGGCGATTACACCGAGACCAATGCCTGGAACATGGCATTCGATGCACCGCAGGACGGCGCCGGCCTGGCCGGCCTCTACGGCGGCCGCGAGGGCCTTGGCGCCAAGCTGGATGCCTTCTTCAGCGCACCGGGCAACTACGACGTGGGCGATTACGGCGGCGAAATCCACGAAATGCTGGAAGCCCGTGACGTGCGCATGGGCCAGTACGGCCACTCGAACCAGCCGTCGCACCACATCATCTGGATGTACGACGAAGCGGGCCAGCCGTGGAAGACCCAGGACAAGCTGCGCGATGCGATGTCGCGTCTTTATGTCGGCAGTGAGATCGGCCAGGGTTACCCAGGCGATGAAGATAACGGCGAGATGTCGGCGTGGTGGATCTTCGGCGCTGCCGGTTTCTACCCACTGCGCATGGGTACGCCGGAATACGTCATCGGCGCGCCGTACTTCCCGCACATGAGCATCAAGCTCGAGAACGGGGCCACGCTCGACATCCGTGCGCCGGGCGTTAGCGATACCAACCGGTTCGTCCAGTCGCTCAAGGTGAACGGCCAGCCCTGGAACAAGCTGACCCTGCCGCATGAACTGCTGGCGAAGGGCGCGACGCTGGAATTCACCATGGGTTCGGCGCCGTCGAACTGGGGCACTGGCGCGGATGCGCTGCCGGCATCGATCACGGCCGAAGGTGCCAAGCCCTCGCCGCTGCACGATGTGCTCCAGGCGGCCGATCTCACCCTGGATGGCAAGAAGGCGGCGTCGCTGGCGGCGGCGGTCGACAACGATTCGTCGACCGAGCTGGCCCTGCCCACGGGCAAGGCCGTGATCGTGGATCGCCTGGCCAAGCCGGCTAACGTGTCCATGTACACGATCAGTTCGGGTGCCGCGGCTGCCGCGCCGACCGGCTGGAAGCTGGAAGGCTCGACCGACGGCAAGCATTGGCAGGTGCTGGATGCGCGCCAGGGCGAGACCTTCCCCTGGCACCGCCAGACCCGTGCCTTCGCCATTGCCAAGCCGGGCGCGTACGCCCATTACCGTCTCACGCTCGATGGCACCGGCCCCGCGGCCGTGGCCGAACTGGAGCTGCTGGCCCGCTAG
- a CDS encoding DNA internalization-related competence protein ComEC/Rec2 codes for MCTFAVAALAGCAVVQVLPALPSVLALCMAAGLALLLLVVRRLALLRLPAVIVVFGCWAALHAAHRMANRLEPGLEGTDLVITGRIADLPRRRGADIAFLFQPVPRAGEPHLGGPLRLTWYRANRAPAPCEYWRLTVRLRRPRGVVNPGGSDAERRALLAGVVATGYVRPSPTNARLAQGRCINGWRDAIGKRVDGVIGGREARVLKALAVGDTRGLDAADWDVARATGTSHLIAISGFHIGVAAGGGVLLVRGVYVLLPWLATRLPRRIAQAVFGMGVALGYGLLAGMGLPTVRALLMVAVLVIAAVARRRAGGLSLLAFALLAVLVVDPLAVLAPGFWLSFAGVAFLMACVAPAASGWYGRLMAMVRTQAVMSVALLPVSLWLFGSASLVSFAANVIAAPLVSFAVIPLVLVGCASLPLAAVASPLLQAASALLQGLWRVLTPLAAVPGGQLTVPDSGPWTVLLATAAATWVFAPRGVPLRGFALLGFLPLLVPLRESTTPGGFRAWVLDVGQGLAVLVRTRTHTLVYDAGPELAAGHDAGAGIVLPAVTALGMGPVDMLVVSHGDNDHAGGARSVQRRYPGARVLSGEPDRLPFPAEDCAAIAPWEWDGVGFRFMAVPGPTTGKVKANERSCVMAIEGTGGRLLLTGDIGAVSEARMLAADLVSALPTVTTIAHHGSRHSSSAAWLRKVRPGVAVASSGWRNRFGHPHPLVVDRHAAVGAQVYDTARSGAVRIDVPASGAPRVAREWRRPANRYWRE; via the coding sequence TTGTGCACCTTCGCGGTCGCCGCACTGGCGGGCTGTGCGGTGGTGCAGGTGCTTCCAGCGCTACCGTCGGTGCTGGCGCTTTGCATGGCCGCAGGGCTGGCCTTGTTGCTGCTTGTCGTCCGGCGACTGGCGCTCCTGCGCCTGCCAGCCGTCATCGTCGTGTTTGGATGTTGGGCCGCGCTGCACGCGGCGCATCGCATGGCCAATCGCCTGGAGCCGGGGCTGGAGGGCACGGATCTTGTCATCACGGGCCGTATCGCCGATTTACCGCGCCGCCGCGGCGCGGATATCGCTTTCCTGTTCCAGCCCGTGCCCCGTGCCGGCGAACCGCATCTTGGCGGTCCCTTGCGGCTTACCTGGTACCGCGCGAACCGGGCCCCTGCGCCGTGTGAATACTGGCGTCTCACGGTACGCCTGCGCAGGCCACGCGGCGTCGTCAATCCAGGCGGCAGTGATGCAGAACGCAGGGCGCTGCTGGCAGGCGTGGTGGCCACGGGCTATGTGCGCCCATCGCCGACGAATGCGCGACTGGCCCAGGGGCGTTGCATCAATGGCTGGCGCGATGCGATCGGGAAGCGCGTCGATGGCGTCATTGGTGGACGCGAAGCGCGGGTGCTCAAGGCGCTGGCTGTGGGCGACACGCGCGGGCTGGATGCGGCGGACTGGGATGTGGCGCGGGCGACGGGCACGTCCCATCTCATCGCGATCTCCGGCTTTCATATCGGCGTCGCCGCCGGCGGAGGCGTGTTACTGGTCCGGGGCGTGTACGTGTTGTTGCCGTGGCTTGCCACGCGCTTGCCACGGCGTATCGCGCAGGCGGTGTTCGGCATGGGGGTCGCGCTTGGCTATGGTTTGCTGGCGGGCATGGGGCTGCCCACGGTGCGCGCGCTGCTCATGGTCGCGGTGCTGGTTATCGCCGCCGTGGCCCGTCGCCGGGCAGGTGGTCTTTCCTTGCTGGCATTCGCGCTGCTCGCGGTACTCGTCGTCGATCCCCTGGCCGTGCTCGCGCCGGGGTTCTGGCTTTCGTTCGCGGGCGTTGCATTCCTCATGGCCTGTGTCGCTCCCGCGGCAAGCGGGTGGTACGGGCGGCTCATGGCCATGGTCCGTACGCAGGCCGTGATGAGCGTGGCGCTGCTACCGGTGTCGCTGTGGCTGTTCGGCAGCGCCTCGCTCGTGTCGTTCGCCGCCAATGTCATTGCGGCGCCGTTGGTGAGCTTTGCGGTGATCCCGCTCGTCCTCGTTGGATGTGCGAGCCTGCCGCTTGCTGCCGTGGCATCGCCGCTGCTCCAGGCCGCGTCGGCCCTCTTGCAGGGTCTCTGGCGCGTGCTCACACCCCTGGCGGCCGTGCCAGGTGGCCAGCTTACCGTGCCCGATTCCGGACCCTGGACGGTGCTGCTCGCGACCGCCGCGGCCACGTGGGTGTTTGCGCCGCGTGGCGTGCCCCTGCGGGGCTTCGCGCTGCTTGGTTTTCTTCCGTTGCTGGTGCCACTACGCGAGTCGACGACGCCGGGCGGGTTTCGTGCCTGGGTGCTGGATGTGGGCCAGGGGCTCGCCGTGCTGGTGCGCACGCGAACGCACACGCTGGTGTACGACGCCGGTCCCGAGCTCGCCGCAGGCCACGACGCGGGCGCAGGCATCGTCCTGCCGGCTGTCACAGCCCTGGGCATGGGGCCGGTGGACATGTTGGTGGTGAGCCATGGCGATAACGACCACGCCGGGGGTGCGCGGTCGGTGCAGCGGCGTTATCCCGGTGCGCGCGTGCTTTCCGGCGAGCCTGACCGGCTGCCTTTTCCCGCCGAAGACTGCGCGGCGATAGCGCCGTGGGAGTGGGATGGCGTGGGCTTTCGCTTTATGGCGGTCCCCGGGCCCACCACCGGCAAGGTGAAGGCCAATGAGCGCTCGTGCGTCATGGCCATCGAGGGGACGGGTGGCCGCCTTTTACTGACTGGCGATATCGGCGCCGTGTCGGAGGCGCGCATGCTCGCGGCGGACCTGGTGTCGGCCTTGCCCACGGTCACTACGATCGCGCACCACGGTAGCCGCCATTCATCGTCCGCGGCGTGGCTGCGCAAGGTGCGGCCTGGCGTAGCCGTCGCATCCTCGGGCTGGCGCAACCGGTTTGGCCATCCGCATCCCCTGGTCGTGGATCGGCATGCCGCGGTGGGTGCGCAGGTGTACGACACGGCACGCAGCGGTGCGGTTCGCATCGATGTGCCCGCGAGCGGGGCGCCCCGCGTTGCCCGCGAGTGGCGACGGCCAGCGAATCGCTACTGGAGGGAGTAG
- a CDS encoding rhomboid family intramembrane serine protease has product MITTILIILVTCVVSFIALQNRRLMDDLVLWPPAINRSREYYRLVSYGLVHADFGHLFFNMLTLFFFGRVMEQLYTASMGPLGFVTFYIGALLFSILPTYMKNRKNAGYTSLGASGAVSAVLFAYVLIAPWSKILVFIIPMPAILYAILFVVYSIYMDRRGGDNVNHGAHLWGAAYGVLFTIILRPDVLPHFLSVISQPGAF; this is encoded by the coding sequence ATGATCACCACGATCCTCATTATCCTCGTGACCTGTGTGGTCTCGTTCATCGCGCTACAAAACCGCCGGCTCATGGATGACCTGGTGCTGTGGCCACCCGCGATCAACCGCAGCCGCGAGTACTACCGCCTGGTGAGCTATGGCCTGGTGCACGCGGATTTCGGCCACCTGTTCTTCAACATGCTCACGCTGTTCTTCTTCGGCCGGGTCATGGAGCAGCTCTACACCGCCTCGATGGGACCCTTGGGCTTCGTCACGTTCTATATCGGCGCGCTGCTCTTTTCGATTCTTCCGACGTATATGAAGAACCGCAAGAATGCCGGTTACACCAGCCTTGGCGCGTCGGGCGCGGTGTCCGCCGTGCTGTTCGCTTATGTGCTGATCGCTCCGTGGTCGAAGATCCTGGTGTTTATCATTCCGATGCCCGCGATCCTCTACGCCATCCTGTTCGTGGTGTATTCGATCTACATGGATCGCCGGGGCGGCGATAACGTCAACCATGGCGCCCACCTGTGGGGTGCGGCCTACGGCGTGTTGTTCACCATCATCCTGCGCCCGGATGTGCTCCCGCACTTTCTTAGTGTCATCTCGCAGCCAGGCGCTTTCTGA
- a CDS encoding PhzF family phenazine biosynthesis protein: protein MSPIRYKQLDVFAARHGGGNPLGVVIDAQGWSDERMQRFAHWTNLVETTFLLPARAEGADYRARIFTPSKEIPFAGHPTIGSAHAALDAGLITPDAAGVVWQECGAGVLPILVEGTGPERELFVQSPKARVVGDASRGGECLSSVLYGVALGALKPACVEGGRRWWVAEFADEAALRGWRPDHAAIRALALATDTLGLCIFARTPEGLAVRAFPAGVGIVEDPASGAANGLIAAYVATHDTSGALARGYVVSQGREVGHDARIIIRIEGEHVWVGGRTNTIIDGSVDWRDA from the coding sequence ATGTCCCCCATTCGATACAAGCAGCTCGATGTCTTCGCCGCCCGCCATGGCGGTGGCAACCCCCTCGGCGTAGTGATCGATGCCCAGGGCTGGTCGGACGAACGCATGCAGCGCTTTGCCCACTGGACCAACCTGGTCGAGACCACGTTCCTGCTCCCGGCACGTGCCGAAGGCGCCGATTACCGCGCGCGTATCTTCACGCCCAGCAAGGAAATTCCCTTCGCCGGCCACCCCACGATCGGCAGCGCGCATGCCGCGCTGGACGCCGGCCTGATCACGCCGGATGCGGCAGGCGTCGTCTGGCAGGAATGCGGCGCCGGCGTGCTTCCGATCCTCGTGGAAGGGACGGGTCCCGAGCGCGAGCTGTTCGTGCAATCGCCCAAGGCGCGCGTCGTCGGCGATGCCTCGCGCGGCGGCGAATGCCTTTCAAGCGTGCTCTATGGCGTCGCCCTCGGCGCGCTGAAGCCGGCCTGCGTGGAAGGTGGCCGCCGCTGGTGGGTTGCTGAATTTGCCGATGAAGCCGCCCTGCGCGGCTGGCGGCCCGATCACGCGGCCATCCGTGCCCTGGCGCTGGCCACCGATACGCTGGGCCTGTGCATCTTCGCACGCACCCCCGAAGGCCTGGCCGTCCGCGCCTTTCCCGCGGGCGTCGGCATTGTCGAGGATCCCGCCTCGGGCGCCGCCAACGGCCTGATTGCCGCTTACGTCGCCACGCATGACACCAGCGGTGCACTGGCCAGGGGTTATGTCGTCAGCCAGGGCCGCGAAGTGGGCCACGATGCCCGGATCATCATTCGCATCGAGGGCGAACACGTGTGGGTGGGCGGCCGCACCAACACCATCATCGATGGCAGCGTGGATTGGCGCGACGCCTGA
- a CDS encoding dimethylarginine dimethylaminohydrolase family protein: MAETTPTFERTVPRILMCAPTYFEVSYVINPWMTGHVHDTTSERSERQWDALRETVQRHADVVIQPPAPGQPDMVFAANAGLVFGNSFVPSRFRYDERKGEEPHNHAFFARHGFDIVELPDGIFFEGAGDALFDRGTNRRLWMGHGHRSDLDAAPALARLLDVEVLPLKLADPRFYHLDTCFCPLANGYTLYFPAAFDAASLALIERHVPPSERIIVDEHDAVAFACNAVNVGRVVILNRASPDLRSRLEAAGFMVIEVALDEYMKSGGAAKCLTLRLDEAMGA, encoded by the coding sequence ATGGCAGAAACGACCCCGACCTTCGAGCGCACGGTGCCTCGCATCCTGATGTGCGCCCCCACGTATTTCGAGGTCAGCTACGTCATCAATCCCTGGATGACCGGCCATGTACATGACACCACGAGCGAACGCTCCGAGCGTCAGTGGGATGCGCTTCGTGAGACGGTGCAGCGCCACGCCGACGTGGTGATCCAGCCCCCGGCACCGGGGCAGCCCGATATGGTGTTCGCCGCGAACGCGGGCCTGGTGTTCGGCAACAGCTTCGTGCCCAGCCGCTTTCGCTACGACGAGCGCAAGGGCGAAGAGCCGCATAACCATGCGTTCTTTGCCCGGCACGGCTTCGATATCGTGGAACTGCCGGACGGCATCTTCTTCGAGGGTGCCGGTGATGCGCTGTTCGATCGCGGGACGAACCGTCGCCTGTGGATGGGCCACGGCCACCGCTCCGACCTGGATGCCGCCCCGGCGCTGGCCCGGTTGCTGGATGTCGAGGTGCTGCCACTGAAGCTGGCCGATCCGCGCTTCTACCACCTGGACACGTGTTTCTGTCCGCTGGCGAATGGCTACACGCTGTATTTCCCGGCGGCCTTCGATGCGGCCTCGCTCGCGCTGATCGAGCGCCACGTGCCGCCTTCAGAGCGGATCATCGTGGATGAACACGATGCCGTGGCATTCGCCTGCAACGCGGTGAACGTGGGCCGCGTGGTTATCCTCAACCGTGCCAGCCCGGATTTGCGTTCGCGTCTGGAGGCTGCCGGGTTCATGGTCATCGAGGTCGCCCTCGATGAGTACATGAAGTCCGGTGGGGCGGCGAAGTGCCTGACCCTGCGCCTGGATGAAGCGATGGGCGCCTGA
- a CDS encoding NAD(P)-dependent oxidoreductase, which yields MRIGFLGLGSMGAGMAANLIKGGHDVVVWNRSAEAARPLAEQGAKVAASPAEAVKGAEVVHNMLANDAAVRDVILGGGGVLAALEPGAVHVNHATISVALAQELADSHEARGVGFVSAPVFGRPAVAAAGELNMVASGKPAAIAKVQPLLELLAAKVWPMGDDPIRAAVVKIGGNFLIGAAIESMAEASALTRSYGVEAKDFLEVMQNTLFSAPVYKIYGGMIAANTYEPVGFKLSLGFKDVGLARAAAEARRVPMPVASVLHDALLESLGRGDGDIDWAGLARVAAARANLKD from the coding sequence ATGCGTATTGGTTTTCTCGGATTGGGCAGCATGGGCGCGGGCATGGCCGCGAACCTGATCAAGGGCGGCCACGACGTGGTGGTGTGGAACCGCAGCGCCGAGGCGGCCAGGCCGCTGGCGGAGCAGGGCGCGAAGGTCGCCGCATCGCCCGCGGAGGCGGTGAAGGGTGCCGAAGTCGTCCACAACATGCTGGCTAATGACGCCGCCGTGCGCGATGTCATCCTGGGGGGCGGTGGCGTACTGGCCGCGCTGGAGCCCGGTGCCGTGCACGTCAACCACGCCACCATCTCGGTGGCGCTCGCGCAGGAGCTCGCGGATAGCCATGAGGCCCGCGGCGTGGGTTTCGTCTCCGCGCCCGTGTTCGGCCGCCCGGCCGTGGCCGCAGCCGGTGAGCTCAACATGGTCGCTTCCGGCAAGCCCGCGGCCATCGCGAAGGTGCAGCCGCTGCTGGAGCTGCTGGCGGCGAAGGTGTGGCCCATGGGCGATGACCCGATCCGCGCCGCCGTGGTGAAGATCGGCGGCAATTTCCTCATCGGCGCCGCTATCGAAAGCATGGCCGAGGCCAGCGCGCTGACCCGGTCCTATGGGGTGGAGGCGAAGGATTTCCTCGAGGTCATGCAGAACACCCTGTTTTCCGCGCCGGTGTACAAGATCTACGGCGGCATGATCGCCGCGAACACCTACGAGCCGGTCGGGTTCAAGCTCAGCCTGGGTTTCAAGGATGTGGGCCTGGCCCGCGCAGCGGCCGAGGCCCGGCGGGTACCGATGCCCGTGGCGAGCGTCCTGCACGACGCCTTGCTGGAATCGCTGGGCCGCGGGGATGGTGACATCGACTGGGCCGGCCTGGCCCGCGTGGCCGCCGCCCGGGCCAACCTGAAGGATTGA
- a CDS encoding NAD(P)/FAD-dependent oxidoreductase: MEYDAIVIGAGAAGLMTAIVAGQRGRRVLVVDHANKAGKKILMSGGGRCNFTNTNTTPANFLSRNPHFCKSALARYTPWHFIDLVEKHRIKYHEKSPGQLFCDESSKLIVRMLLDECAAAGVRVELNTGVTKIKAGDGGFGCDTPLGHVRAPSLVIATGGLSIPSLGASGFGYDVAKQFGHAVLPVRAGLVPLTLSGKHQERYDGLAGVALPIEARAHGTAFRDAMLFTHRGVSGPAILQISSYWEPGVDLRLDLLPGADAYEALRVGREERPAAEFRTVLSSLLPRRLAERLCEVWIPSKPMRQYRDAELNDIAAQLQDWPLVASGTEGYRTAEVTLGGVDTDEVSSATLMSKRQQGLYFVGEVLDVTGHLGGYNFQWAWASGHAAGQAL, translated from the coding sequence ATGGAATACGATGCCATCGTCATCGGCGCAGGCGCCGCCGGGCTGATGACCGCCATCGTCGCCGGCCAACGGGGCCGGCGGGTGCTCGTGGTCGATCACGCCAATAAAGCCGGCAAAAAGATCCTCATGTCCGGCGGCGGGCGCTGTAATTTCACGAATACCAACACCACCCCCGCCAACTTCCTCAGCCGCAACCCGCATTTCTGCAAATCGGCCCTGGCCCGGTACACCCCCTGGCACTTCATCGACCTGGTCGAGAAGCACCGGATCAAATACCACGAGAAGAGCCCTGGCCAGCTGTTCTGTGACGAGTCCTCCAAGCTCATTGTCCGCATGTTGCTCGATGAATGCGCGGCGGCCGGCGTGCGGGTGGAGCTGAACACGGGGGTCACGAAGATCAAGGCGGGCGATGGCGGCTTCGGCTGCGATACACCCCTGGGTCACGTGCGGGCGCCGTCGCTGGTTATCGCCACCGGCGGTTTGTCCATCCCCAGCCTGGGGGCCAGTGGCTTCGGCTACGACGTGGCCAAGCAGTTCGGCCACGCGGTGCTGCCCGTTCGGGCTGGCCTGGTCCCGCTGACGCTTAGCGGGAAGCACCAGGAGCGTTACGACGGCCTGGCTGGCGTGGCGTTGCCCATTGAGGCGCGAGCCCACGGTACGGCGTTCCGTGACGCCATGTTGTTCACCCACCGCGGGGTGAGTGGGCCAGCCATCCTGCAGATCTCCTCGTACTGGGAACCCGGCGTGGACCTTCGCCTGGATCTGCTCCCGGGCGCCGACGCCTACGAAGCCCTGCGCGTGGGTCGCGAGGAACGCCCCGCCGCGGAGTTCCGCACCGTGCTTTCCAGCCTGTTGCCGCGCCGCCTGGCGGAGCGCCTTTGTGAGGTCTGGATCCCCAGCAAGCCGATGCGCCAGTACCGTGACGCCGAATTGAACGACATCGCGGCACAGTTGCAGGACTGGCCGCTGGTCGCCAGCGGCACCGAGGGCTACCGCACGGCCGAAGTTACCCTGGGCGGCGTCGATACCGATGAGGTCTCGTCGGCGACGCTAATGTCCAAGCGCCAGCAGGGCCTCTACTTTGTTGGCGAGGTGCTCGATGTGACGGGCCACCTCGGTGGCTACAACTTCCAGTGGGCCTGGGCATCCGGCCATGCGGCCGGCCAGGCTCTTTAA
- a CDS encoding YajQ family cyclic di-GMP-binding protein: MPSFDIVSEVDKHELSNAVDQANREVSNRFDLKGTKAKFELEDSVITQKADNEFQIEQIHQILRTRLAARQIDVRALDVGKVETNLAEARQKVTVKQGIEQPVAKKIIAKIKEAKLKVEAQINGEKIRVTGKKRDDLQDAIALLRKADFELPLQFENFRD, from the coding sequence ATGCCTTCCTTTGACATCGTTTCGGAAGTCGATAAGCACGAATTGAGCAACGCGGTGGACCAGGCAAACCGCGAGGTGTCGAACCGGTTTGACCTGAAGGGCACCAAGGCGAAGTTCGAGCTGGAAGACAGCGTCATCACGCAGAAGGCCGATAACGAATTCCAGATCGAGCAGATCCACCAGATCCTGCGCACACGCCTGGCCGCGCGCCAGATCGACGTGCGTGCACTGGATGTGGGCAAGGTGGAAACCAACCTGGCGGAAGCCCGGCAGAAAGTGACCGTGAAGCAGGGTATCGAACAGCCTGTCGCCAAGAAGATCATCGCGAAAATCAAGGAAGCGAAACTCAAGGTCGAAGCACAGATCAACGGCGAGAAAATCCGCGTCACCGGCAAGAAGCGCGACGACCTCCAGGACGCGATCGCCCTGCTCCGCAAGGCCGATTTCGAACTCCCGCTGCAGTTCGAGAACTTCCGCGACTAA